CGCTCGCATCATTTCCATCGTGTCGCCGCCGAGTGCTAAATTGTGTGCGATGAGCAAGGTGACGAATCCCGCGAAGCCCGCGACCGCGCTACCAAGTCCGACCCGATAAACGCGCTCAAGTATCAAGCCCAGAACGCACGCGCCCCATCCGATGAAAACCGCGGAAGAATAAAGATTCGTCACCGGTGGACGGCCTTCCAACACCATTCGATAAATCAGCCCACAGGTGTGAACCACGAAGGCAAGTGCAACGAGCCAGTAGGCTGACCGACGCAACGATTCCGAGAGATTCGGCCACGTTCCAAAAGTCAGCAACGCGCCACCAGCCAGCACAAAGGCAAAGATGTAAATGATAGTAGCATGCAGGAACAGTTTCACTTGATTGAAATAATACTCCGCCCGGCCTTTACCCACTTCGCGTTCAAAATCGCTACCCAACCAGTTCTTGTATCCGGCAACCGCGCTGTTGAATTCGGAGGCATCGGAGTCGGTGTAGGCCACGGCGATACGCGAATAATATTCAACGGCGGGAGGTAGTGTGTTATCGCGAATCATATTAAGTAAACTTGCTCCCACGTTCGACCACCCATCCCGATCGATCCCGGGATCCACCGGAGGTACCAACAGCGGATAGGAATTGTTTGCCGTAAACTCAAACTGGGTGGCGATGCCCATAAACCGCCGCACGGGTTCTTCTTCCATCATCTCCACCCCCCTGCCGCTTTGCTGGGCGCGAACCGCGGCAATGCCAGCCGGCATCGTAGATTGGTAATCCGCCAAAAGCTCCGTAAAATTGCCGGTGCCTTCCGGCTGAACACTGTTCTTAAGCCGAAGATAGAGGCTGATGGCGTTGGCTAGTTTCAACACCTGCTTTTGAAAGCTTGAACGTTGCGCCGCTTCTTCCACCGCGGAAGCACTCTGGGACTGCTTCATTATTTCCTCAAACTGTGGTTTGATTTCATTGAACGAATAATAACGCAGCCCGGATTTTTCGACACCCAGGTCCCCAAGCTTTAATTCGCTGATAATATCTGGATGATGAATCAGAAAGATCGAACGTGTGTCTGCCATCTCCGGGTTGAAGAAAACCTCCAGCAACCACTCACTTGACTTGAGTTTCTTGGCATGCCTCCAGAATTGCCACGATGGAAGGATTTCCAAGGGAGCATCGCCGGTGCTCCGAATCTGGAGCAAGGAATTGCGCGCCACGGAATCCAGCGGCTGGATACGTCCATTGAGCAGCGCGGGAAGTCGACCGAATTGAGCGGTGTGAAGTCCTGTTTCTTTCTTTGGCTTCAACACGATGAGTACCTCCATCGCAAACAGTGCGAGGAACAACCAGGGCAAATATTTTAGAAATGCTTTCATGCTTTTTTCCGTTTGGTGGCGAAACCGATCAAGTGCGACATAAATTGCCAAATCATGCCCGCAGCTACAAGCACACAAGCGAAGTACGGGGTTAGCCATCCGGGGTTGTCGACCACTTGCAACACCGTCCCCTTCTCGTCGGTCTCGTCATAGGAGGCTTGAAAAAATGTTTCACCGGAATAACGGAGCGGTTCGTTCATGCGTATGGTGACCTCGCGATCTTCGTTCGTGTCCGCTCGGTCCAACCTCACTCGGCTGGAGAAGTTCTTTGGCGTGTTGGTTCCCGCATAGCGGTCGAATCGAAAGTCAATCAGATGCAGGCGGAATGGTTTATAATAACGTGTTGGGCGCACCTCAAACAGAAGTTCCTTACCGTCAATCGTGATGGTTTGGGGTCGCGAAAAATGCCCGGACACCAGAATGGTTCGCGCATCGCCGCCGGGCCCGATCAGGTCGATGAGGCCGGACGGTATATCCCGAAAGTTCATTTGTGTCACCTTGGGCAGGCTGCGCCACCAGATTTCTGTGCTCTCTGTATTTTCCGCTTTTACCAATTCAAATCCGGCACCCTCATTCTTGGCGGCAAGCGTCGAATTGGGATAAAACTTTATGGGGCGAACCTTGAACGGCATCTCAGGATCGGACAGTTCTTTACCGCTGCTGAGCAAACTGGTGGGAATGGCCACCACCTTATCCTCTTTCGGATCCGAGGTATCAATCACCGCCAGTTCCCAAAGACTGTTCGATTCTGAATAATTGGACGAAGCCCCTTCGCGTATCCGCATGAAACTTTCGGTTGAAAGCGTGTCCGTTGCAAACTGCCCGAGCAGCAATAACACGACACCCAAATGAATCATTGCGATGCCGATGCGCTTGAACCCTGGTCTGTAATAACGCAGGTGGGCGGCGAATAGATTGATGAGCAACAATCCGCCAACAAGATAGCCGCCGGGAAAGATAGGGATACGAAGCCCCGAACCCGAAGGTTGCCAATAAATCAACCAGCTGCGGAAGAATTCACTCTGCGCCTGGTAAAGCCCAAGCTTCACCTGCGCAATGGTACCCCAGAAAACCAATATCAATCCGAGCGCCAGTAAAACGACGGCGACTCGAACGGAAGTTAACAATTTGTAGATGCGTTTGCGCATTTTAGTAGTTCACCTCTTGGACGAAGGTGGTGAATGCCTCCTTTTGCGCGGTCACCAATTCGGCATCGCCCATCAGTTTGTAGAACCAGGTCGAACCACGGTTGCTCACCAGGGCACCAACAATCGAAGTCGATTTGCCGGTGCGGCCATCCGTGCCACTCATTTCCACAAACAGCACGGTTCCAGCGGTGGTTTCGATTTCTTTCACGTTCTTTTGCATTTCTGTGTTACTCCACGGGGCCTGGCCTAGCTGTCCAAGCCAACGGTTCACATTGGCGGCCAAGCCACCACCGTCACCGGATGAAGTGCTCACGTTCACAACTGCCTCGGACTCACCTTCGCCTGACAGGATAAATTTGGCATACAGAAATTGACCTCCTGAAACCTCCTTCCAACTTGAGGGTACTGTCCAGGTCGGTCCCCCATTGCGAGCCGCGGGTGGCTGTGATGAGCTAACAGTTCCCGGCATGGAACCACCAGCAGCCGAAGCATGCTCATCCTCCAAAACGGCCGCTTCGATCTTCACCGATTTGAGAAACTCAACAAAGTTGGGTTTCTCCGCTAAGACCAATTCGTCGTCACCTTGTAATTTATAAAACCAGCTCATTTCGCCGACATGCTTCATGGCAGTGACTATGCGGATGGTTGTACCGTCGGGAGATTTGCCCGCAATATCGAACATTTTTCCAACAGCACCACCAATGTCCACAGGGATAAGTGCGGTTTCCGCCTCGTCCTCCGTTAATTCGCTCATCCCGAATTGTTGCCGCCACATATTGACAATGAGCGACTCTCGGCCGGCCAGTCCAGGTAAGGGTGTGACCGCGACCTGTGCCGACTGACCATTGGGGCTGCTTATGCTGAAACTGACCACACGCATCGCATCCCTACCCCCTTCGAGCCAACCTTCCGGCTTCGAGTAGGTAACCTTGGGCAAAGTTGGTGCCGGACCATGATTGTGTCCGGTATGATCAACACCAGGAGCAAAATGGTCATCAGTAGAACTGCTGGAAACCACCGGCGCGGCAGGTTCCTTGGGCACGCGATAAACCTTTATTTTTTCAGCCGCTCCTGCGTTACAGGCGAGCAACAGCAATCCCGCACAACCCATCAGGATTGAACGAGCCGGGATAGAATTAAGTTTTAATGACATACTCGGTTTCCCTGTTATGGATAGAAAGTTGCTGTTGGCACTCCGGGGATCAAGGGAGAATTGTCCTACGCCGGAATCATTGGCGGAGATTCTTCGACGAAGTCCTCGCGCTGCAAGCCTCATTTAGGGAAGGTTGTGTCAGGAAGATGTTGGTTTCAATCCGCGCCCAGTGAGGGGCGATCATCCACCCCCGTCCCCACCTGTCAACGAGGCAAGAACAAGAGCGGGTCGAACCTTGGCACTGGAAAGTTAGGTGAACGGACCACACCACAACTTACAAATCGCGCCATGCTTCATCTTCCTTCGGAGAGTCCCAATCGGCGGCCCAGGCGGATTGCGCCAGTGGCAGCAAGTCATCCGTCTTTTCCGAATCCGAATTCGTTTTGGACTTCAGGAAAAGCAGGAAGTCGAGAACCTCCTTTTGAACGTTCTCCGGTGCTGACTTGATTTCCTCGATCAGAAGTTGGGTGTTTTTAGTCATTTTAATTTCTGGATGAAAAAACCTGTCTGCTATTGGTTTTTGAAAAAGGCACTGCCAACATATACTTTCAAAACGGGTTAAACTGACAAGTGGAAAGCCATTCTAAATCAGGGGGGATTCCAGACTTGTTTTCACCATATGCGTACTCTTGTGGATTGCGGTGTGGAAAGAATATTCACGCCTCATTTCTCAAGAGTCAGCGGTTTCTTTTACACGCATCGGAATGTTGTTCAACAGAGCGTGCCATTTTTACCGGAAGCAGGTTCACAAATCCCGAGTCGCGGCCCGATGCGTTCTACCCCTCTTGGGAAAACTTGACAATAGACTATTGACCCTATCGGCCTACGCCTTAAGATCCGTCACCGATGGCGCCCGATAAAACTGGACGGCAGAACCGGCGCCGAAGGTGAAACTGTTGCCTATGAACAAAACTTTTGGGGCTTTTGGACCGCCTTTTTCAATGACCGCAGGTTTATCAGCGCCCAGAGCCTGTACTGATAGAAGAAACGTAACGACAGCGACTGGGATCAAAAAAGAGACAGGCAAATTCATTTTCATGCCGGGAAATTGGAACGATAGATCACTCACAGCAATCCTTTCCGATCGTCCCACCTGGGCTTCTCTTACAGTTCTCCGAAATAATTGTTCGGGAAACGTAAAAAATAATTTTCCCCTTTGGTGAAGGGCAAACTTCAACCATTCCTTATATTTTTATATTTGCAAATTGAAAATCGGCCCAAAACGCACGCGGGTAATATTCCAACTGACAAATCCATCAATCAATTCGAACTTTATGAAAGCTGTATTCAAATCCTACAACACCACGTTGATTGCCTTGTTGGCCGTTATTTTTCAAACAGCCCACGCAGGCGACTCAGGCACAAAACAATGGGTAAAAGGACAAGGCTGGGGCTGGGTCTGGGGTCCGGAGAATGAAATCGGAGCGCTCAATGAAATGACGGACGAGAGCATGCAGGCCGCATTGAGTTTAGCAACGAATGGAAAAATCAATGACCTCGGCGTGATCTACGACCGTGACCATTCTGTCTGGCCAGGTCACAGTCCTGCGGAAGAGGCGAGTTTTAGTTCACCGGAGGGCGTTAAGCGACAAGCCGATTTTCCGTCTGCGATAATCTGTACGGCCTGGCACAGTTGTGCCCTGTTTACTAACGACGACGGAGCAGCTCAAATCGATGATCTCCGACACTCGGTTGAAAGTGAAGATAACCGCGAGAATAACGATTTAAAAGAATCCGATTTGGGAGACGATTCGGGCGTTCGTAAATTCGATGCGACCACTATTCCAAAAATAGTTGCCCGGGGGGTTCTAATTGATGTGGCTGACTACAAGGGCGTAGCCGCGCTTCCACCTCACTACGGAATCACTATAGTGGACATAAAAGGTGCGCTCAATAAACAAGGTACGATGCTACTGCCCGGAGACGTGGTGCTGATTCGTACTGGAGCGATACAATATTGGTCAGATCCCCTGGATCGTGAAAAACTCGCAGATCACGATACCGCAGGCCTTCTTTACGAAAGCGCGAGATGGCTGGTTGAGGAACGAGGTGCCATGCTTATCGGCAGTGACACCAGCGGCCTGGAATACCGTCCCGCCCCCGAAGATGCAGTCGCTTATCAGAAAAAGCATGAATCGTTCATGCCGGTACACGACTACCTGCTCACGCAACAAGGCGTCCATATTGGCGAACTTTACTACCTGGAAGATTTAGCCGCCGATAAAGCCTACGAGTTTTGTTACATATGTCCCTCCGCCAACACGCCTGAAACGACACGCGGATCAACGCCGCGTCCGATAGCAATGAGGTAATGGCGGATTGAATCTTCCTCTTACTCTTCGTCTTACTCTTTTGAGTCATTCACTCGCGAGCAAGCTGCGCTCCTACAGTGCGATTCCTAATTCCTGCAGTTTTAAACCGATACTCAAATACCAGCCAGGCGGCGTGTGGTGTCTCCAAACCTCGGCAGCTCAACTCCCATTCGATCCATGAGAGAGAGGTACAAGCTACAGGCCCTTCGGTTGCTGTTGTCCTCCTCCTTGAAATCGAGGACCCGACCGGGCTGCAGAGTACCACCACCTTTCCCAGCGAGAATAATGGGCATGTGGTCGGCCTGATGAAGGTCACCATCAAAGAAGTTGGAGCAAAACATCAGCATCGAATTGTCGAGCAAGGACTGACCTCCCTCATCGATGTCTTTCATGCGCCCGAGGAGATAAGCACACTGTTCGGTATGGAATTGATTGGTTTTTAAATACATCGCCTCGAGTTCCGGATCGCGTCCGTTGTGAGTGAGGTCAAGGTGGAGGCTACCTTTAACATGTTCGAGGAAACCGAAGTTCATCTGAGAAAGGTCGTTGTTCAGCATGCAGGTTGCGATCCGTGTCTTGTTCATCTGGAAGGCTAAAACAATCAGGTCCAACATCAGCTTCATGTGGTCCGGTATGTTTTGAGGCAAGGTTTCAGCTGGCCGTTCCATATTGGGCTCACTTATTGAGGGACGCCAACCCTCCAACCGGTGTTCCTTGGCCGCATTATCTAATCGGGTTTCAATATCACGAATGGAGTCCAGGTAATCGGTTAATTTTTGTTTATCGGAATATGCGACACGGGTTTTTAAATAATTTGCATCGGCCAGCACTTCGTCGAGAACGCTGCGATCCAACTCACGATCTCCTCTACCCACCAACAAATCGAACACCCTTGAGGGGTAAATCTCCTTCATGCTTGGCTTGGTGTCGGTGCTCCAGGAAATGTTGGAACCGTAAATCATGGAGAGCCCATCCTCCAGACGCAGTTCTGTCGGCTCTATTCCGACCACCAGACTGGGGATCACCGATTCGCGCCCGATCTGTTTGGCCATCACCTGGTCCATCGTCTCGCCGACCCGAATTTCGCTCTGGTCTTTGCTGACCCAGGCGCCGGAAAGCAGGTTGGTAGTTCGTCCCTGATGGGCACTGTCATGTTCGACGGCCTTCTGGTTAAAAAGACCGCGTATGAAAGTGAAATCTTCGGTAAAGGGTTTCATCGGAGCCAAACCCGGACCGATGTCCATTCCGTCAGTTGTTTGCTTCGCCCACCAATGCGCCGGCTCTACGCCATTTGAGAAAAAGAGACAACCAAAGCGAATCGGTGCCTGACCAGCGGAAGCGGCGGCAATCCGTTTACCTGATTCCACCGCATAAGTGGGAATAGACTCCATCCAGGGAAGTGCCAAGGTAAGCCCTGCACCCCGCAAAAAGTTTCGGCGGGAAATTCCTCGTGATGTCAGCAGGTTCGGCATTCTTAAATCGGGCTATCTGAATCTTCGTCCTTGGTGTTTTTAGCGGACTCAATGCTTTGGCCTCTCTTGTGACGGAACTGGGGACTCGTGACAACCTGAGCGACCAAATTAGAAAATCGTTTATCATCATCGAGGCTTTTTACCATTTTGTCGATTAATAAGCGATCAGACAGAATTTCACTTCGACCCAGCGCATAACCGAGCAGTTTGCGGCAAAGATTATTATAAAACGTACCCTTCTCTTGCTGCAGGTAGGAAAACAGGTCCTCCATCCCTGTAATCTCCGTCCCATCGTTCAGGATACCCGTTGTCTCAATCACGCCGCCATCGCTGTAGGTTTCTCGCCATTGACCAAGCGGATTAAAATTTTCCAGGGCGAAGCCGAGTGGATCGATGCGTGTATGACAATTTACGCATGACTCATCCCGCCGATGTGCCTCCAGGCGGTCGCGAACAGTCAAGCCATCGGCCAATACTTCTTCCGCCGGAATGGACCCGGCATCCGCTGGAGGAGGCGGAGTCGGTGTGTTCAAAATGCGCCGCAAAATCCAATCTCCCCGTTTGACGGCGCTGGTACGCAAAGGAGCGGAAGTCGTGGCAAGGATCGTTCCCTGTTGAAGCAGCCCACCCCGGTTAAATTTGCGGGTTCCCTGCACCAGCTGCAGGCTACCTCCAGAATCTGAATTCACCTCAAATGGAACCCGATAATGCTCAGCCAGTTTTTGATTCAGAAAAGTGTAATCGGCAAACAGGACGTCATCCACCGGGCGATCAGCCGTGACGATGTATTCAAAAAAGCTGACCGATTCATCGTACAAGGCTTCCTTCAGGTCATCGGAAAACTCCGTAAAGTGACTCGCGTCAATTCCACTGAAATCGTCAAAACGGTAAAAGCCAAACCACTGTCCAAAAAACTCCGTGGCAAATCGTCTGGCTTTGGGGTCCGTCAACATGCGGCGGGCCTGATGTGCCAGATTTTCGGGTACGCTTAATTCACCGGCCTCCGCAGCCCTCATCAGTTCGGTATCTGGCGGCGATGACCAGAGGAAGAAGCTCAGTCGGCTGGCGAGCTCGAAGTTGGATAGCGCCACCACCGGCGCCGACTCTTTCGGCTGCTCAATCCGGTATAAGAATTCCGGGGCAATTAGAATACGAGCCAAGAGCAAACGGACGGCCTCAGGATGATCCAGTTCTTTTTGGGAACGCAGCGAATCGTAATAGCCAACGAGCTTTTTGCGGTCGGTCTGCGTTAAAGGCCTTCGCCAGGCTCTCTCTGTAAAACTCAAGACGTCTTCCAGGTGACCCGGCTC
This sequence is a window from Verrucomicrobiota bacterium. Protein-coding genes within it:
- the ccsA gene encoding cytochrome c biogenesis protein CcsA: MANPVLRLCACSCGHDLAIYVALDRFRHQTEKSMKAFLKYLPWLFLALFAMEVLIVLKPKKETGLHTAQFGRLPALLNGRIQPLDSVARNSLLQIRSTGDAPLEILPSWQFWRHAKKLKSSEWLLEVFFNPEMADTRSIFLIHHPDIISELKLGDLGVEKSGLRYYSFNEIKPQFEEIMKQSQSASAVEEAAQRSSFQKQVLKLANAISLYLRLKNSVQPEGTGNFTELLADYQSTMPAGIAAVRAQQSGRGVEMMEEEPVRRFMGIATQFEFTANNSYPLLVPPVDPGIDRDGWSNVGASLLNMIRDNTLPPAVEYYSRIAVAYTDSDASEFNSAVAGYKNWLGSDFEREVGKGRAEYYFNQVKLFLHATIIYIFAFVLAGGALLTFGTWPNLSESLRRSAYWLVALAFVVHTCGLIYRMVLEGRPPVTNLYSSAVFIGWGACVLGLILERVYRVGLGSAVAGFAGFVTLLIAHNLALGGDTMEMMRAVLDTNFWLATHVVVVTLGYASTFVAGVLAMAYVVLGVFTPTLTARKEFDLSKALAKMVYGIVCFAALFSFVGTVLGGIWADQSWGRFWGWDPKENGALLIVIWNALILHARWGGLVKERGLMNLAIFGNVITAWSWFGTNMLGIGLHSYGFMDAAFKWLMLFVGSQVALIFLALLPLHLWRSFRGQKEEQ
- a CDS encoding cytochrome c biogenesis protein ResB, with amino-acid sequence MRKRIYKLLTSVRVAVVLLALGLILVFWGTIAQVKLGLYQAQSEFFRSWLIYWQPSGSGLRIPIFPGGYLVGGLLLINLFAAHLRYYRPGFKRIGIAMIHLGVVLLLLGQFATDTLSTESFMRIREGASSNYSESNSLWELAVIDTSDPKEDKVVAIPTSLLSSGKELSDPEMPFKVRPIKFYPNSTLAAKNEGAGFELVKAENTESTEIWWRSLPKVTQMNFRDIPSGLIDLIGPGGDARTILVSGHFSRPQTITIDGKELLFEVRPTRYYKPFRLHLIDFRFDRYAGTNTPKNFSSRVRLDRADTNEDREVTIRMNEPLRYSGETFFQASYDETDEKGTVLQVVDNPGWLTPYFACVLVAAGMIWQFMSHLIGFATKRKKA
- a CDS encoding DUF2281 domain-containing protein: MTKNTQLLIEEIKSAPENVQKEVLDFLLFLKSKTNSDSEKTDDLLPLAQSAWAADWDSPKEDEAWRDL
- a CDS encoding cyclase family protein, whose protein sequence is MKAVFKSYNTTLIALLAVIFQTAHAGDSGTKQWVKGQGWGWVWGPENEIGALNEMTDESMQAALSLATNGKINDLGVIYDRDHSVWPGHSPAEEASFSSPEGVKRQADFPSAIICTAWHSCALFTNDDGAAQIDDLRHSVESEDNRENNDLKESDLGDDSGVRKFDATTIPKIVARGVLIDVADYKGVAALPPHYGITIVDIKGALNKQGTMLLPGDVVLIRTGAIQYWSDPLDREKLADHDTAGLLYESARWLVEERGAMLIGSDTSGLEYRPAPEDAVAYQKKHESFMPVHDYLLTQQGVHIGELYYLEDLAADKAYEFCYICPSANTPETTRGSTPRPIAMR
- a CDS encoding DUF1552 domain-containing protein encodes the protein MPNLLTSRGISRRNFLRGAGLTLALPWMESIPTYAVESGKRIAAASAGQAPIRFGCLFFSNGVEPAHWWAKQTTDGMDIGPGLAPMKPFTEDFTFIRGLFNQKAVEHDSAHQGRTTNLLSGAWVSKDQSEIRVGETMDQVMAKQIGRESVIPSLVVGIEPTELRLEDGLSMIYGSNISWSTDTKPSMKEIYPSRVFDLLVGRGDRELDRSVLDEVLADANYLKTRVAYSDKQKLTDYLDSIRDIETRLDNAAKEHRLEGWRPSISEPNMERPAETLPQNIPDHMKLMLDLIVLAFQMNKTRIATCMLNNDLSQMNFGFLEHVKGSLHLDLTHNGRDPELEAMYLKTNQFHTEQCAYLLGRMKDIDEGGQSLLDNSMLMFCSNFFDGDLHQADHMPIILAGKGGGTLQPGRVLDFKEEDNSNRRACSLYLSLMDRMGVELPRFGDTTRRLAGI